The region TAACGAGCGAAACACCGATTCCAACGCCGTGGGAAAAGCAAGAATACGATAGTTTGGAAAAAGAGCGCGGAAAACTCGATCGGCTTGCGCCCGATTATTACGAAAAACGCAAACCGCTTTACGATAGAGGGCAAGAGATTTTGAAATCTTCGCGATACACAAAATCTGTCGGCGCGTTTGAAGGTGCGGGATATGTTTCAAAAGGAATTTTTCGTCCGCAGATTGATTGCAGAATGTTCACGCTGAGTTTGGGTAATTTCGATGCGGTATGTTCTGCGGCGATTGAACGCGTGATTGAGTTTTATACGAAGTGAAAAAAGTTCACGTTTTCGGAAAATGTATTGTGGACTTTCATAGAATAGTAGTGGTTTGCTAATCCGAAACTGCTTCGAGGTCGTCGGGTTTTTGAACATCCCACGCGGGAAATATTTTCAATAGAAGAGCAAGAACAAATAATGGAAGAATCAGCAGCACTAATGCAGTGAGTAATCCTTCAAGTCCGGTAATTTCCATTTTGTATGTTGTAAGTCCGCGAAAACTTTTGGAAAACATTTGTCCGCCGATAACAACGTTCCATCGTGTTGCAAATATTCCAAGTTGAATGAGAATTACGGAAACAAAGTATAAAAGTTTTCTGAGTTCGTCTTCCAATTTCAAAAGTTTTACGCTGACGATAATTCCGAGTGGGATGATCATTCCGAGTAAAACCTGAATAATGACAAGACTGATGAACAGTTTATTCATCACGAGTTCACCAAGAATTTTTATGGATTCTTCGCTTTCGTATAAACGATGAATAAAGTCGAGCATTTCCAACGAGAAATCCACAATAACGGCATAGAAAAGAAAGGATGCCATTTTATCGAGGCATTTCATATCAATGGCTTCGCCGCGCATCGGCGTAATGATCATATAGAGGAGAATCACTAAGGCGATACCGGAAACGATTGCGGAAAAGAGAAATACAATGGGGATCAAAACACTGCTCCACCAAGGATTCGCTTTAATCGAACCGAAAATAAATCCTACATATCCGTGTAAGAGAAAGGCAGAAGGAATTCCAATTATTGTAATGGCTTTCAATACTTTTTTATCGAACACGATTGAATCTTCACTTGTATCTTTTGAAAAGAGTGAAAGCATCTTGTGAATCCACTTCATAGGAAACGTTTCTTGCTGCGACCATACAATCAAATCGCGACGATACGTGAACCAGATTTCCAACAATAGCACTACCATCAAATACCACGCATAAACAAACCCGAACATCGCCATCGCTGAAGTGAAATTCGGAGAAAGAAATATTTCGTAGGAACGTTCGGGATGTCCGAGATGCAACAGTAACGGAAGCGGTGCAATTAAAAGAAACGCTAGTGCCGTAAGGAGCGAAAGTTTATACACTGATTGTACTTCTTTGACGTTAAATACTTTTACAAGAGATGCGAGAATAAATGCTCCCGCAACAAGTCCTGTAAGGTACGGATATACGACAATGAGAATTGACCAATGAACATCAATTTCGTTGGGATAGATGAATCCCGTTACGTGTTTCAAGAGTTCGTAGAGTCGTTCGTTCATTGGATTCATCGCACTTCTCCGTCAAGATTTGAGTACATTACTTTAGGTTCCGTGTTGAGTGATGGTTTCAACATAAATATTTTGTTCATCCGTTTAAATCGCGTGAGCGGACTTGCAGTGCTTTTTACATCGCCGAAGATTCTTGCTTGCGTTGGACATACTTCAACACACGCGGGCAACAATCCTTTCGTAATGCGATGATAACAGAACGTGCATTTATCCGCTGTTTGTTTTTCGGGATGAATATATCGCGCCCCGTACGGACACGCTTGTACACAATATCTGCATCCAATACAACGCTTATCGTCTATCAACACTACGCCATCGTCGGTTTTAAACGTTGCACCAACGGGACATACTTGCACACAGGGCGGATTATCACATTGATTGCAAAGTTTCGGAACAAAGAAACTACGCAAAATATCTTTTTCCGTCGGATCTTGGTCGCCGTTTTTCAAACTCACGTTTTGAACAATAGTTTCTCCATCTTTTTTGATGATATATCGTTCCACCCATGTGCGAAAGAAAAACGGTTCTTTCGGAACGCCATTTTCTTCTTTGCACGCTTCGACACACCGCGCACATCCGATACACTTATCAATTTGAATTCCCATTCCGTAATAATGGACTTTCGCATTATATGATTCTGGCGTTTTGGCTTTCGCTTGTTTAAACATTCCTCCCGCGAGGATTCCTGTAAACAAAAACGATGCGAATCGTTCAACAAAATTTCGTCTATTCATCGTTATTCAATCTCCGGTAAATGGGGATAATGACATTGCCAACAAAGATATTTTTCGCCGTGACTTGCGAAATCAACTTTCGGAACATCTTTCATTTCTTCGCCTTCGCCGTGACATTTTCCGCAGAAACTTCGTTCCGCAGGTATTGATGCTTTTACCATCCGCGGCGTTACTTTATGTTCGTTCGGAACTTCGTGACACGTTGTACATTCAAGAAGTACGTGCGCCGAAACTGCTTTTGTTCTTGCTATTTCTGCATGACACGCTTGACATTCCTGCGGAACTGATGGCGGTTTCGGGTCGTGAGGATTATGACAAAAAATACATGGTTTCTGTGGATTGTGAACAATGGGATTTATTTGTGGAAAACCCGTTGGTCGTGATGGATTGTACATATGACAATGCGTACAAAATTCTCTTTTTTTCTGCGCCACCGGCTTTATTTCCGTTGGATTTTCCGAATGTTCTTTTGCAGTTCCATGACACGTTTCGCACGAAAGATTTTTGTGGTATCCTTGTTTTTTTGTTTCACTTTGTTCGTGACACTCGACGCAAACTGCTGAACCTGCGTAACGCATCGGTTTTGCCGTTTCCCGTTCTATTGTTGCTTGAACGTGAATATCTTCGTCCGTAACGGAATCCGGAAGAAGAACTCGAATACCAATAAAACCGCCAATGAGTATTGCAAAAACGATAAGCAATCTCGATGCGGCTTCGGGGAATTTATGTTTCATTGATTCTCCCGAAGTATTGTTTGTGATGGTAATAATTCATTTCAATACTTGATGAAAAAACTTCTACTCAATTTATACGGGTTGTGAATGAACGATTTGTGATAAGCAAAAGGTGTACCATTTATCGTCGGTATGAGTTTGTAAAAAAAATCCCCTCATTAATTTTCAAAAACGTTACGTATTCAATACAACTTAATAAAAAATGCCATTCGTCAATAAGGAAAAATGGCAACGACAAACGTAAATGATAATTCGAGTACAAACTCTATGAGAAGTAATACTCCTTCGTTTTCAGTCGTGCAAACAGGCAAGTGAAATAATTTCAGATCTGAGAGGTGAAAAGTACATTTTACCGTTACTCTTCCGTATGATGACAATCGCTGCAATTCATTTCTTTCCACGCATCGCCGACATCAGTCGGATGCTGATAATCAATACCGCCTAACGAAATGCGCAATGTATCTTGTTCAAAATGCTGCGCAAGAATTGTATGACATTGATTGCAATCGCGCGAAAGCACTTTTCCATTTTCACTCACGTGCTTTCCATCGTGGCAACGAAAACATCCTTTATAGTAAAGATGACCGATATTGTTGCGGAAATTTTTCCAGTTCACTTTCATTTCCGGAAAATAATTTCTGCTGAAAATTTTTTGCACTTCAGAAATCATTTGCTCAATTTCCTTTTTCTTCGACGTAACAATATGCGGATAATTCGATTGATAATATTCATCAATTACAATTCGAATACTGTCAATGCCGATTTGCTGCGTTGTATAAGGATACTCCAATGCTTTTACTGAAATATTTTTTGCGTTCGGAAGTTTCGGACTAATCCATCCAAGCGACATTATATGATTCACCGAACGCGCCGGCGGGTGATAAATATGCGTCGGACGATTATGACAATCTATGCAATCCATTTTCCGCTGAAATGTTTTTGCAAGCGAATCGTCGCTTATTACTATTTCCGTACTTTTGTAAATCGTAACTTTTCCGTCGGGAGTTTTCGAGCGTATCCACGGAATAATTTCCCTTTCTTGGTCAAGCGTTGCATACGTTACTTCGTGCGAAATATTCATATGCCAATGAATCCCCGACGTCGGTCCCGCTTCAATATTTCCTCCGCCGATTTTCATCAATAAATTCAACGTCCATTTTGTATTCTGTTCATCGGAAAGAAAATACGTATTCTCGTGTTGTTTTTCGCTGTAAAAATGTTTAGGCCAATGACATTGTTCACATGTTTCCTGTGCTGGTCGTAAATTTTCAATCGGTGTCGGAATTGGTTTCGGAACATTATCGGAAAGCACTGCGTATACTTGATAAGTTCCCGAAAGTTTTGATTTCACAAACCACCCTGCGCCGGAACCGATATGACATTTTGCACAACCCACACGCGCGTGCGGAGAAAATTGGTACGCAGTAAATTCCGGCGACATTACTGAATGACACATTTCGCCGCAAAATTCATCCGAATCAGTGTACTCATACGCTTTAAAACTTCCGAATGCAGAAAATAATAAGAGAAGTATTGCTCCAAACGCAATAAACGTAAATGCAGTTCGGTGCCGCGGTTTATTGAAATCTATTTGTGGAAGATGCAAACCGTGCGGCATTCCTGTTCGCTCTCTCCGGTGCTCACGAAAAATTCCGTAAAAAATTAACAGCAAGCCAAATATCAAAACAGCGGGTAAAATCACAAACGCAAGTATTCCCATATACGGTTTTGGGTTTGCCGCCAACGATTCGAGCAGCAACAAAAACAAAATCAAACCGAAACTCACACTTGCAACCGCTGCTCCGATGAGTGTAGTAAGATTATAGAATGATGTGGGAAATATGCGTTTCACAGTTGTTGAAAAATTAATACGTAATGCTGGTAATCTCAATTATCTCTGCATCTTCGTCGTGTTCGTGAATGAACGCGAGAAAGTTGGGATTGAAATACTGCTGATGCACACGCTCATATTCTTCGAGCAACTCTCTGATTCGCTGTTCCGAAAGAACGCTCTTAAAAAAATTGAGATGCTCTGTATCATCATAAATTCTGTAGTAAAAAAAAGTTTTGTTGTTCATAATTGTGCGGTGAAAATAAAAAAAGTTGTTCTACTGTAAAATTTTATCCGCATGAAGAATATCGGAAAATGTTTCGCTCTTTATCGTTTCGGCATTCCTGCGCGCATTGGCTAACGAATTTAAGATGTAGCGGTTTGCGATAAAAATTTTCCTTGGCTCTTGTTCTGCTTCATCAAGCAACAAGTAGCCGATGTACACATACGAATACAATTCCACTAATTCCTTTGCCGCCACATCTTGAAAACTTGTGTCTTTTTTGTCGAGAATATATTTCAAACAATCGAGATATAACGCGCGGATTTCTTTTAAATACTGTACAAGACGCGATAATCCGCCATTGTATTCTTTCTTTTCTTTTTCTGAAAAAAAATCAGCAAGAATATCATTCAACACGTTTCCGCCGGCGGCAACTATCTGCATTTGCGACGTGCCTTCGTAAATATTCGTAATGCGCGCATCACGGGCAAGTCGTTCAATGTTGAATTCTTTCATATATCCCGTTCCGCCATGAATTTGCAAGGCATCGTACGTAATTTTATTTGCCGATTCTGTAAGAAGGTATTTTGTCATCGGAGTAAGCAAGTTGGCAATTTTCGTTGCATTTTTTAATTCCGCATATTCTTCTGCGAACGATTTTCCTTCTGCTTTTAATTTCTCAACGAACTCCTCAAGTTTTTCTTTTGTATCCACACATTGCGCGCTGCTGTAAAAAAGCGAGCGATTGCTTTCCAACATCACGCGCATATCAATTAACATATTTGCTACAACCGGAATATTGTAAATCGCTTTTCCAAACTGTTCACGCTCTTTGGCATACTTCAACGCTTCTTCATACGCCGCTTGCGCAATTCCCAACGCTTGCGCCGAAACTCCCATTCGCGCACGATACATTAAATCGAGAACATATTTTATCAAACCGAATTTTCTGCTTCCAACAAGTTGCGCCGGTGTATCATTGAATTGCAATTCACACGTCGGCGAACCGTGAATTCCCAATTTATTTTCGATACGACGAACTTTCACTGTGGTATCTCCATAACACGCAAACATACTCAAGCCGCGTCCATCTTTTGTTCCCGCTTCCGAGCGAGCAAGAACAAGCAGAACTTCTCCATTGCCATTCGTAATAAAACGTTTCACGCCGCGTAAGAACCATTTACCATTTTCGTTTTGATACGCTTGTAATTTCACTGCCTGTAAATCGGAACCAGCATCCGGTTCCGTTAATGCCATTGCTCCCGTATATTCCCCCGTTGAAAACTTTGGAAGAAACTCCCTTCGCTGGTCTTCGTCTCCGAATTTCCGAATGGTATCCGCAATATCCTGCAATCCAAAAATATTCATCAACGATGCATCGGCACGCGAAATCATTTCTACCGCCATCATATATATGGTAAAAGGAAAATTCAATCCGCCATACTTTCGCGGAATAATCATTCCCATCAGTTCCGCTTGCGAAAGTTGACGTAAATTTTCCTGCGTTCCACTTGCATACGAAACGTTTCCTTCGGAAAATGTTGCTCCTTCTTCATCAACGTTTGCAGAACGCTGCGCAATCGTATTTCCCGCCAAATCGCCAACAACTTCCAACACTTTACGATAATTTTCCATCGCATCTTCGTAATTGATAGGAGCGTAGTTGTAGTGTTTCGCTTGTTCGAAATTTTCTTCTGCAATTGCAACAATTTCTCTTATACTGAAATTATTGAAATGAAAAAGAATGTCGCTATTATCAAGAAAAAAATTGGGCATCGGTTATTACGTTTCTAATAAATCTTCAAGATTTGCATTGATGGCAAATGGAGACGTTATTTCAGTTTGCTTTTATACACTTCAATAAATTTCGGAATGATATCATTTGCGTCTCCGACTATTCCATAATGACTGATGTTAAATATCGGCGCATCGGCATCGGTATTAATTGCAATAATTTTTTTTGCTTCCTGCATCCCCGCACGATGCTGAATTGCTCCGGAAATACCAACGGCAATGTAGAGTTTCGGGCGAACGGTAACTCCCGTTTGTCCCACTTGTCGTTCGTGGGGAATAAATCCCGCATCAACAGCTGCGCGACTTCCTGCAACTTCTCCCCCAAGTGTATGCGCAAGTTCATAAATCCATTTGAAATTTTCTTTCGAACCAAGTCCGTAACCGCCGGAAACAATTATCGGCGCAGATTTTAAGTTCACTTTTGTTTCTTCGTGATGTTGTTCGATTATGGTTACCAGTTCATCAACCTCTTTCGCAACAAACGGAATTTCTGTAATCTTCTGGTGTTTCCTTTCTGCAACCGGATGCATTTCCATAACACCTTCGCGCACGGTTGCCATTTGTGTTGCCGTATCGGGAGTTATGATTGTTGCAATAATATTTCCGCCAAACGCAGGTCGAATTTGCAACAATAAATTTTTGTACGTTGTATTCAAATACTCGACGTCTTCAATTTTTAGTTCCGTGCAATCGGCAGTGAGTCCGCTTTTCGTATGCGAAGCAACACGCGGTGCAAGGTCGCGTCCAATAATCGTTGCGCCAAAAAGCACAATGCGCGGAACATATTTTTCTATCAATTCTTGCAACGTTCTGCTGTACGGAATAGTGCGATACTGTTTCAACGCAGAATGTTCAATCAGCAACGCTTCATCGGTGCCATAGAGAAAGGATTCTTCCGCAATGTTTCGCACGCTTTCTCCTAAGACAATTGCTTTAAGTTTTCCGTACGAAGCGTCCGCTAATTTTTTCCCTTTCGAAAGTAACTCAAAACTTACATCAACAGGTTTTCCGTTTCGCTGTTCAATAAATACCCAAACTTCGTTTGAAAAATTCATATCTGCCTATCCGAATATATGGTCTTCAAGTAATTCATCAACTAATTTCGCGATACCGATTTTTGTGTTTTCCACACGACGATGATTTCCGCTCCCGAGAACGACGGATTCCACTTTGTGAACTTTAGTCGGCGAACCTTTGATGCCGCAACGCTCAATATTCACGGGCAAATCATCTGTAGTGAGTGTTGGAATAAACAATGAGCGCAACGTAAATTCGAGAACGAGAGAATCAGTGTTCAGCAGCGAATTTCCTTCTGCAAGTTTTTCAAGTTCCGTCTGTGATTTTGCATTTTTGTACGCCATCACTCGTTTTGCAGAAAATGGTCTTGGTTCTGCGGCACCTTTAAGAACTGTCAACATAACCGGAAGTTGACATTCGAGAATTTCAAAACCTCCGTCAATTTTTCTTTTCACTTTCGCTTTCCTGTTTTCTATTTTCAGAATTTTTTCTGCATACGTTATTTGCGGAATGTTTAATTTCTCTGCTGTTTGCGGTCCAACTTGTGCAGTGTCGCCATCAATTGCTTGTCTTCCTGCAAATATAAAATCGAAGTTGCCGATTTTTTTTATTGCTTCGCTCAAAACATACGATGTTGCCAAGGTATCTGCGCCTGCAAATTTTCTATCGGTAATCAAATACACGGAATCTGCGCCCATCCATAAACATTCACGTAGAATATCGGAAGCGCGCGGAGGTCCCATCGTAATTGCGGTTACGTTTCCACCGTATTCATCTTTTACACGAAGCGCAATCTCTAACGCAACTTTATCTTCATAGTTAAAAATTGCCGGCAATTTTGCCCTATTAACCGTGCCGTCTTCTTTCATCACTTTGCCGGTAATGTTCGACGTATCGGGAACTTGTTTTACTAAAACAACGGAGTTATACATTGTAAAAAAGAGTGCGCTTTTTCTATCTGTACGCAAAAAGCATTGCGTAAATAATCCAAATAATAATGCTGAAACCAATCGTAACAGCGCACCATCCAAAGATGCGAATCGCTTTGATAACTATCGGAGGATACGGTTCGACAAGAAATTTTTCCAGTTCGCCGTTTGCAACAAGCGCTTCATATTCTTTTGGTTTATCGTGTTGAAATTCTTCTACAGAAACTCTTCCTGTGAACACAACAATATCCATCGGAAATTTTTCGGGACGAAGATGCGTGTTGAAAAAATGCACGGTGAAAATAAATCCCGTTGCAAGCAACGCTTCATCGCTATGAATAATTGTTGCAACATTTAAAAACCATCCGGGAAAAAATTGTGTAAAAAATTCCGGAAACCACAGCATCATACCCGTTGAGCCGATAATAAACACTCCCCAAAATACAGCGAAGTAATCGAACTTTTCCCAATACGTCCACCGTCCATATTTCGGTCGCTCTCCCATTCCCAAAAACCATTTGACAGAGCCGATACATTCTTGCAAATCATTTTTGGTTGGAAGCATAGTATTGGCACCGAATAACATTGCTTTCCATGTTTTGAAATCGTGTTTTTTCCGTTCAAACAAATCAACGATATGCACAACAAAAATAATTATCATCAATATTGCCGCCGCGCGATGAATAACTCCGGCAGATTCAAATCCTCCGAAGAGATGCGATAAAATCACCGCCCATTGTGTGTACGAAAATTTGAGCGTTAATCCCGTCAACGCAAGACTGAGAAAACTTACAATCATCGCAATATGCAACATCCGATTTAAACGCGAAAAACGTTGATATTGTTTTGCGTTCTCTTCAATGTGCATGTGTTTCTGATGTTTTCGCATTTGCAACGCACGCGGCAACCACATTATCGTATGCAATCCGCCAAGGATAAACACGGAAACCAGCAACGTCGTCATACCCCAAAACACCCAAAAGAGATAGGGATATTTTCCCGGGTCGTGATGTGTTGCATGCGTAAGATACCCGGCAAATTGACGCGTTGCACCTTCGTGACATTTTTGACACGTTGCAACAACATTTTCTCTGCTCAAATGTGAACGCACATCAGAAACAGGAAGAATATCGTGCGCACCGTGGCAATCGTAGCATTTTGCAGTTTTTCCATAACCAAGTTGCGAAACTTTTCCGTGATATGTATCGAAATAGGTTTCCGCAATTTTTTCATGACATCGTCCGCAAGTATTCATTGTCATCAAACGAAATCCTTCTTGGTCTGTTCTGCGAATCGTATGCGCCGTATGACAATCGTTGCATACGGGAAGTTCCTTTTCAGTTTTTGTTACATCGGGCGAATGTACGCTTTGAGCAAATTGTTCTTCAATTCCATAATGACACGTTCCGCACGTTTGCGCAACATTTTTTTGGTGAATACTTGATTGCGGATTGGTATGCGGAAGTTCGCGATGCGCTGTATGACAATCGGCACACGTTGCCGTTACCGTTAATCCGCTTTTCAATAATCCTTTTCCGTGAATGCTTTCTTGGTAATGTTCAATTATTTTTTGTTCGGAACCCTCATAACTCATTGCGGCTTTTTGACCTTCGCGATGGCAACGAGCGCACAATGCTGGAATATTCGTCGGAAAAATCGGCGACGTTTTTTGATTTCTCCCTAATACGTTGTGAGTTCCATGACATTCTTTACACGTCGGCGCATTCATATCATTCTTCGCACGCAGTTGTCCATGCGTACTTTGTTTGTACTCATCTCCTACGGCAGTATGACACGACGAACATTCAACTTTTTTCGTAATCGTTTCGCACGGGCGATGTTTCGATGCAATTACTTCCGAATGACATTGACTGCACGAAATATTTTTGTGCATTGATTGAACAAATTCATCGGAATTGATATGTAACGAACGATTATCTTTCGAAGATACAATATTCGGCTGCGCATGACATTTCAAACAATCAATGTTCGACATTCCCAAATCGTAGAAAACTTTTCTCGCTTTATGCGGCTGATGACAATCCACACACGCGGGAAGCACGTGCGATTCCTTTTCCCACAATTCTCCTTGGATAATTTTTCGATGAACGGTTTCAATTTCAGTATGACATTGTGTGCAAGTCGCTGCAATATTTTTTCTTGAAATGGAAGAACGCGCATCCGTATGCGGTAATATCCGATGCGGAGTATGACACGATGCGCACGTTGCGGCAACAACAAGTCCTTTCTTTAACAAACCTTCGGCATGCATACTTTCGGAATAATTTTCTAAGATACGCTCCTGCGGAATATCGTGTTGCAACGAAACTTTCGAACCTTCGTGATGACATTTTCCGCACACAAAGGGAATACGAATCGGTGAAACTTTGGATTGTGGATTTTTTATCGGAACAATATCATGCGAACCGTGACAATCGGTGCAACGCGGTGCAAGAGGGTCGCCGCGTGCTTCTGCTTTTCCGTGCATACATTCATTATACAACGACTGTTCCGCATCGTGACACGTTCCACATTGTGCGGGCTTCAACGCTTCGTCGTGAGGAATTTCTTTTCCTTCCAAATCCGTATGACACGTAACGCATTGCACTTCTGCGTGAACGGAAGAAGAAAGTTTTTTTTCGTCCACAAATACGGAAATCGTTTTCCCTTTCCGTATTCCTTTCAGTGTTCTATCTTCGTGACACGAATAACACTCGGAGTTTTCCTGAGCAACAGAAAATGTTGCAAAGAAAAAAATGAAAAAGAGTATTTTCTCGAACAATGTATGCAATATCTGTTCTCGAAAAATCATTTCGATTCTTTCATTTTTTCAAGTTCCAATGGATGTTCTTCTTGCATTTCAGATTCGGAAATTGTGCCTTTCCACCACGCAACATTCATCGGATACACATCGGGATTGAAAATGATAAAATAAAAATGCCACACAATAATAGCGAGTGTTGCAAGCCACGCTTCATAAAAATGAATGGTGCGCGAAATATCGTATCCAAGTTTTGTAATGATGCCGATGAACGTATTATCGAACCACATCACTACTCCGGTAACTGCCATAACAATTGTTCCCCACACAAGCGCCCAATATTCGCTTTTCTCAATATAACTGAATCTTCCGAATTGCGGTTTAGTTGGGGAAATTCCACAGTTGAATTTCATCACCGCAATTGCATCCAATACATCCTGAATATTCGGAACTAAATCGGCAATGAGTTTTCTCCCTTTTATAGTGAACGAAACATATCCGATATGCCAAACACTTGCCGTAACCATTACGACGGCAGAAATCCTGTGAATGAAACTTCTCCAGTCAAAAATATCTGCGCTCAAATCTCGAATAGATTGTACCCACCACGCATCAGGATAACGCAGCATAAATCCCGTTATGACGAGGAGAATAAAACTTAGTGCGAGT is a window of Ignavibacteria bacterium DNA encoding:
- a CDS encoding polysulfide reductase, coding for MNERLYELLKHVTGFIYPNEIDVHWSILIVVYPYLTGLVAGAFILASLVKVFNVKEVQSVYKLSLLTALAFLLIAPLPLLLHLGHPERSYEIFLSPNFTSAMAMFGFVYAWYLMVVLLLEIWFTYRRDLIVWSQQETFPMKWIHKMLSLFSKDTSEDSIVFDKKVLKAITIIGIPSAFLLHGYVGFIFGSIKANPWWSSVLIPIVFLFSAIVSGIALVILLYMIITPMRGEAIDMKCLDKMASFLFYAVIVDFSLEMLDFIHRLYESEESIKILGELVMNKLFISLVIIQVLLGMIIPLGIIVSVKLLKLEDELRKLLYFVSVILIQLGIFATRWNVVIGGQMFSKSFRGLTTYKMEITGLEGLLTALVLLILPLFVLALLLKIFPAWDVQKPDDLEAVSD
- a CDS encoding electron transfer flavoprotein subunit alpha/FixB family protein, with the protein product MNFSNEVWVFIEQRNGKPVDVSFELLSKGKKLADASYGKLKAIVLGESVRNIAEESFLYGTDEALLIEHSALKQYRTIPYSRTLQELIEKYVPRIVLFGATIIGRDLAPRVASHTKSGLTADCTELKIEDVEYLNTTYKNLLLQIRPAFGGNIIATIITPDTATQMATVREGVMEMHPVAERKHQKITEIPFVAKEVDELVTIIEQHHEETKVNLKSAPIIVSGGYGLGSKENFKWIYELAHTLGGEVAGSRAAVDAGFIPHERQVGQTGVTVRPKLYIAVGISGAIQHRAGMQEAKKIIAINTDADAPIFNISHYGIVGDANDIIPKFIEVYKSKLK
- a CDS encoding acyl-CoA dehydrogenase, with product MPNFFLDNSDILFHFNNFSIREIVAIAEENFEQAKHYNYAPINYEDAMENYRKVLEVVGDLAGNTIAQRSANVDEEGATFSEGNVSYASGTQENLRQLSQAELMGMIIPRKYGGLNFPFTIYMMAVEMISRADASLMNIFGLQDIADTIRKFGDEDQRREFLPKFSTGEYTGAMALTEPDAGSDLQAVKLQAYQNENGKWFLRGVKRFITNGNGEVLLVLARSEAGTKDGRGLSMFACYGDTTVKVRRIENKLGIHGSPTCELQFNDTPAQLVGSRKFGLIKYVLDLMYRARMGVSAQALGIAQAAYEEALKYAKEREQFGKAIYNIPVVANMLIDMRVMLESNRSLFYSSAQCVDTKEKLEEFVEKLKAEGKSFAEEYAELKNATKIANLLTPMTKYLLTESANKITYDALQIHGGTGYMKEFNIERLARDARITNIYEGTSQMQIVAAGGNVLNDILADFFSEKEKKEYNGGLSRLVQYLKEIRALYLDCLKYILDKKDTSFQDVAAKELVELYSYVYIGYLLLDEAEQEPRKIFIANRYILNSLANARRNAETIKSETFSDILHADKILQ
- a CDS encoding electron transfer flavoprotein subunit beta/FixA family protein; this translates as MYNSVVLVKQVPDTSNITGKVMKEDGTVNRAKLPAIFNYEDKVALEIALRVKDEYGGNVTAITMGPPRASDILRECLWMGADSVYLITDRKFAGADTLATSYVLSEAIKKIGNFDFIFAGRQAIDGDTAQVGPQTAEKLNIPQITYAEKILKIENRKAKVKRKIDGGFEILECQLPVMLTVLKGAAEPRPFSAKRVMAYKNAKSQTELEKLAEGNSLLNTDSLVLEFTLRSLFIPTLTTDDLPVNIERCGIKGSPTKVHKVESVVLGSGNHRRVENTKIGIAKLVDELLEDHIFG
- a CDS encoding 4Fe-4S dicluster domain-containing protein; this encodes MFKQAKAKTPESYNAKVHYYGMGIQIDKCIGCARCVEACKEENGVPKEPFFFRTWVERYIIKKDGETIVQNVSLKNGDQDPTEKDILRSFFVPKLCNQCDNPPCVQVCPVGATFKTDDGVVLIDDKRCIGCRYCVQACPYGARYIHPEKQTADKCTFCYHRITKGLLPACVEVCPTQARIFGDVKSTASPLTRFKRMNKIFMLKPSLNTEPKVMYSNLDGEVR
- a CDS encoding cytochrome C, which codes for MKRIFPTSFYNLTTLIGAAVASVSFGLILFLLLLESLAANPKPYMGILAFVILPAVLIFGLLLIFYGIFREHRRERTGMPHGLHLPQIDFNKPRHRTAFTFIAFGAILLLLFSAFGSFKAYEYTDSDEFCGEMCHSVMSPEFTAYQFSPHARVGCAKCHIGSGAGWFVKSKLSGTYQVYAVLSDNVPKPIPTPIENLRPAQETCEQCHWPKHFYSEKQHENTYFLSDEQNTKWTLNLLMKIGGGNIEAGPTSGIHWHMNISHEVTYATLDQEREIIPWIRSKTPDGKVTIYKSTEIVISDDSLAKTFQRKMDCIDCHNRPTHIYHPPARSVNHIMSLGWISPKLPNAKNISVKALEYPYTTQQIGIDSIRIVIDEYYQSNYPHIVTSKKKEIEQMISEVQKIFSRNYFPEMKVNWKNFRNNIGHLYYKGCFRCHDGKHVSENGKVLSRDCNQCHTILAQHFEQDTLRISLGGIDYQHPTDVGDAWKEMNCSDCHHTEE